The Lacrimispora xylanolytica genome has a segment encoding these proteins:
- a CDS encoding HPr family phosphocarrier protein codes for MRNIKHTFTTVEELVAFVVRAEKCSYEVDVICNQLVIDGKSLMGVMIIGIGRQVEIVCHNETASPEELVGRAA; via the coding sequence GTGAGGAATATAAAGCACACATTTACTACCGTAGAAGAATTGGTTGCATTTGTGGTGAGAGCCGAGAAATGCAGCTATGAGGTAGATGTGATATGCAATCAATTAGTCATTGATGGAAAATCCCTGATGGGAGTCATGATTATAGGAATTGGGCGGCAGGTAGAAATCGTTTGCCATAACGAAACCGCATCTCCAGAGGAGCTGGTTGGGCGTGCTGCTTAA
- a CDS encoding MarR family winged helix-turn-helix transcriptional regulator encodes MAKKELEESYVPFQCMIVSDSNRFNVEGVSTAQYYILDTLNKQGQKTTKELAEMRGISQSGISKLTKRLLEKNYITQERQTSDRRSYHIVLTKEGKAFLDRVEDFGNEIMNLIEEALTEEEVHAFSMMCKRITSLNAEKQKMEP; translated from the coding sequence ATGGCAAAAAAAGAATTAGAGGAAAGTTATGTTCCCTTTCAATGCATGATTGTATCAGATTCCAATCGGTTCAATGTGGAAGGTGTTTCAACGGCACAATACTATATACTGGATACACTGAATAAGCAAGGGCAAAAAACCACGAAAGAACTTGCTGAGATGAGAGGTATCTCACAGTCTGGCATTTCAAAATTAACAAAGCGTTTGCTGGAAAAGAATTATATTACTCAGGAAAGGCAGACCAGTGACCGCCGCTCTTACCATATTGTACTTACCAAAGAAGGAAAAGCTTTTTTAGACCGTGTTGAGGACTTTGGAAACGAAATCATGAACCTGATTGAAGAAGCATTAACAGAGGAAGAAGTACACGCCTTTTCCATGATGTGCAAAAGGATAACCAGCTTAAACGCAGAAAAGCAGAAAATGGAACCATAG